Genomic DNA from Mycolicibacterium helvum:
GCCGGCGGCGGCTACGTGCGTCGCCCGCTATCCGTGCCGTTCCGGGTGGGTAGCTGATGACCGGCAGGGACTGGCTGGGTTCCCGACGCGCCGAGGTGGCCGCCGACCGCATTCTCGACGCCGCAGGCGAGCTATTCGCCAACCGCGACGTCGGGGGTGTCGGGATGAACGACATCGCTCGTGCCGCAGGCTGTTCCAGAGCAACGCTGTACCGCTATTTCGAGAATCGCGACGTGCTACACACCGCGTATGTGCACCGCGAAGCGTATCGCCTGCACGAACAGATGACCGACCTGGTGGGCGGGATCCCCGACCCGCGCGAGCGACTGCTGGCTGGGCTCAGCGAATCCATGAAACTGGTGCGTGATAGCCCGGCGCTTTCGTCGTGGTTCGCCGCCGCCGACTGCCCCATGGGTGCAGAGATGGCCGAGCAATCCGAGGTCATCCAGGCGCTGACGTCAGGCTTCCTTTTGTCACTGCACCCCGACGACCCGGACGTTGTCCACCGGCGCGCCCGCTGGCTGGTTCGGGTGCTGACGTCGCTGCTGATCTTCCCCGGCCGCGACCCCGACGACGAGCGCGCGATGCTCGAGGAGTTCGTCGTTCCGATGGTGTGCCCCAGCCAAACTGAATCCAGCCACCGTGGCGAAGCCGACTAGGAGATCAGCTCGGCTACCCCGCTGGGGGCATGACCGCCGACCGCCAGGCCCATGGAGTCAGATGCCGGAACGGGTCGGTGCTGCGAATCCTCTGTAGGTCGGCCAGGTCGGCCTCCAAGGACGACTTGGCCATTTCCCGAACCTTGGCCACCCAATCCTCCGATGACACTCCCTGCGGTTTCGTCGTGTCGATGGGTTCGGAGAACCGCGCGTAGAGGCGCTGCGGCCGCGGCAGCAGCGTCGGCCCGATCCCACGCATCAACTGGATGGTCATGTCCTGGCGTGCACCGGTCAGGCTGGCGACCGCCTTGTTCAGCCTGCCCCACCAGCCATGCCGGGTGGTGAGGATCTTGTATACGTCGTCACCGCCGACCACAGCGGCAGTGACGATCGGGTAGTTGTTCTCCACCGCGAGCCGGGCAAAGCCCGCGCGGTCACCCCACAACAAGGTGTACAACTCGTCCTTGCCCTTGCTGATCTCGCGCGCACCACCCGGGAATACGAGGATCGGCTCGTTGGCACGCATGAGCTCACGAGTACCGTCCGGCGTACCGATGATCGCGCCGGCCGCCTCGAGCACGTCGGCGTGCAAACCCTTGATCCGTCCGAAATGCCGATCGGTCAGCGGGCGCACCTTGTGGCCGATCTGTCGATGCACTTCGTAGGGAACCAGCAGGATCTCCGTCGATGCGGTGGCAGTGTGGTTGCCTACCAACAGGAATCGTCCGTCGGCCGGTAGGTTCTCCAGCCCCTCCACGTAGGGTTTGTAGATCGGACGGACATATTCCCACTTTCGGGCGAGTTCGAGTATCCAGCGCTCGAGTTGCTCGATTCGGCCGCCCTTCTCGAGGGAGCTCGCTGTACCGCCGGTGTTGTCCGGCATAGTGCCACCTTTCGTCGATCCAATTCGGCAAAGAAGCTTGAGGCCGCAGATCCACCTTGCCGAATGAACCTGTGCGCGGGCTCTGCGCAGTTCAGTAGCAACTGTGAACGTCACGGAATCAGCTGTCCAACAGCACTTCCCGGCAGATGCTAGGTAGGCGCAGCACTGCCGGGGGCGATGATTCTGGCAGCGGCCTCGACGGCCGCAGCGCGACGCGACGCGACGACCGCGTCGTCCTGGTTGTCATCCGGCACCGGCCAGTGGGCCCACGCCATGGCGATGCCGAACAACATCACCAGCAGTTCCATTGGCTCCCAGCGCGGATCGACGTGCCCGTCGGCCTGAGCATCCTCGATTGCCCTCACTTCACGACCGGGGATGTCGAAACCGCTGGAACTGGGCTCGTCGAGCCAAACACCCTCCAACCGAGCCCAGGTGATCATGCGCAGATGCTCCGGATGCTCGCGGGCAAGGTCGAAGATGTCGCCGACAAACTCCGGAACCGCGTCCGACCGCAATGTCACGGTGGTGAAAAAAGCGGCCCCATCGGCGGCCACCACCAGGCGAAACAACGCTTCCTTGTCCCCGAAGTGTGCGTAGAGACGCTCCTTGCTGGCGTTTGCCGCACTGGCGATGCGATCGATCCGGGCGCCGGCCAAACCGTACGCCGCGAACTCGGTGCGGGCGGCCGCCAGGATCTCGCCGCGCAGCTCGGTTGCAGTTCTCATACGGAAATCATAAACAAACGAACTGATTCGTTCGTTAGATTGGTCAAGGAAAGCCATCGGAGATCAGGAGCGAACATGACAGGCACGGGTAGTTTCCAATCCGGGGTTGCGTCGATGCCGCGGGGCGGCCGCGACGCCGGCTGGCTTGATCGACGGCTGCAGACCGATGTCCTGGAGTACACCGATCGCGACGACGTTCCAGATGAACTCAAGCAACGGGTCATTACGGGGCTGGACGCAATAGGCGCCCGCAGTGGCCAGCACGAGCAACATGCGCGACTCGCTTTGGCGGAGGTCGGCGATACACCCAACCCCCGCATCCTCGAGATCGGCGCAGGTCACGGGCGGCTCTCAGAGCAGATTCTGAAGCTTCATCCCACCGCGACGGTCACCGTCAGCGATGTCGACGCGAAGTCGGTGAGCAATATCGCCGCCGGCCCCCTCGGCTCCCACCCCAGGGCGCGAAGCCAAGTCATCGACGCCACCGCCATCGACGCCGCGGATGGCTCCTACGACCTGGTGGTGTTCGCGCTTGCCTTCCACCACCTCCCGCCCGGCACCGCCCAGCGGGCGATTGCCGAGGCCACCCGCGTCGCAACCCGCTTTCTGGTGATCGACTTGGAACGCCGCTCGCCGTTACAGATGGTCTTCGCGCCACTGGTGATGGCTCCGACGGCTCTGGCGTTCATGCCACGAACGTCAGTGTGGCCGGTCATGCATGACGGTTTCATCAGTGGACTGCGCGCGTACTCCCGTTCCGCATTCGTCGCGCTCGGCCAGGCCGCCGATCCGGATATGCAGATCGAGTTTCGTCAACCTCCGCAGGGCACACGGGCGACTCTACGACCACTTACCATCGTCTACTCGCGGCCCGCTGGTCGCAATACCGCTGCAGCACAATCTATCTCAAACGGACACGAATCATGACGATCCCAGTGAATCTGACCCAAGTCACCGAACAGCCCCCACGCGTACGAGCGCTGCGGCGTGCTCTCGGATCTCTCAGCGATACCGTGAGCCCCGCCGTCGATCTCCTGCAGCCCTACGTTGAAGGCACCGAAAACCTCCCGCGCGACGGTCGCTGTCTGCTGGTGGGCAATCACACCCAGGGTGGAATGGAGGTGTTTTTGATATCCCACTTCGTCCGGCGCGCGATCGGCACTCAAGTGCGACCACTGGCCGAACGCGGAATAGGCAAGATACGCGGACCGTTCGGCGACGTCGCCGCCGCCTTCGGCGCCGTCGTCGGCTCGCCCGAAAACGCGCTGGAACTGATGCGGCGGGACCAGACCATCCTGGTGTTCCCCGGCGGCGGCCGTGAAATCGCCAAGTTCAAAGGCGAGGAGAACACCTTCAACTGGCGCGGCCGCTCCGGCTTTGCTCGGGTGGCCATCACGGGCGGCTATCCCATCGTGCCGGTAGGCCTGGTGGGCAGCGACGAGATGTACCACAGCCTCATCTCCCGCGACAGCAGGTTGGGTCGGCTCAGCCTGGCGGCGAGCGAGATGATCACCGGCCGTGCGGATACGCCGATGCCGCTGATGCGCGGGATCGGGCCCACTCTGGTCCCCCGCCCGCAACGGATGTACCTGCGCTTCGGTATCCCTGTCAGCACCACCAAGCCGGCCGGCGTGTCAGACGACGACTGGGTTGCGACGGTCAAGCAGACGACGCAGACATCGTTGGAGACCACACTTTCCGATCTGCTGAAGATCCGGGCGGACGATCCCTACCGGGCGCTGAATCCGTTGGCGTGGCGGCACGCCGCGCACCCGGCGACAGAACAGCTTCCACCCGAACAGCAGTAACACCCGGCCACCACATCCGTTCCGCGGAAACCCTTCTCTGACAGCGCTGTCGGGAACCATCTGGCAACAGGCGACACCGCCAGAACCCTCACCACGTTCTCGTCATCGAAAACAGGAGATCGAGCTTGCGCCACCTGCTCTGCGTGATCAGTGCCGCGACCGCCGTCCTTTCGGCGTGCTCGCCCACCACCACCGTCAACCGTGCCACGCCACCATTGCCTCCCCCGATGGGGTGGAATTCATGGAACTCCGGCATGGAACTCAATGAGAGCGCGGTGCGGGACACCATCGACGCCATGGTGTCCTCGGGCATGCGTGATGCGGGCTACCAATACGTTAACCTCGACGCAGGCTGGGCTGCCCCGTTTCGAACGTCGAGCGGTGAACTGATAGCCGATCCGGACCGCTTTCCACATGGTGTCAAGCCACTCGCGGACTACGCACACCAGCGGGGGTTGCAGTTTGGCCTGTACAACAGTCCATTCAACCAGACCTGTGGGCAGGATCCCCGTATCGGCAGTTTCGGTCACGAAAAGCGTGACGCTGCAACCTTCGCCGACTGGGGTATCGACTATCTCAAGTACGACTGGTGCCGCGAGGACCCCGACCACGACGCGCAGGTTCGCGCATTCAGCGCAATGGGTGAGGCGCTGCGGAACAGCGGGAGACGCATCGTCTACAGCATCAACCCCAACAGCTCGAACGATCCCGCCGCCGGCGGCCGGTTCGATTGGTCGGGCATCGCCGACGTGGTACGGACATCCGGGGATCTGGTGCCGGTGTGGCTCAGTGTGCTACCGACACAAGGCCCCGGCGACCCATTCGTCAGCGGCCTCTTCAAGGGTGTGCCCGACCAATTCGCCAGCGCAGCAACAGTTCCTGCCCGGTCCGGCTACCGCGGCGATCCGGACATGCTGGTCGTCGGAGTGACGTGGAGCGAGTTTTACCTCAACCATATGGATTTGCTGCGCCAGGCCGTTCGGTCCAGGTCTCTGACCCCCGAGCAACTCGTCCAGTTCGAACCCGCACTTGCACTCCCCGAGCAGACCATGCAGCAGATCGCCACTACCCAGCCCAGCCTGACCGACGATGAGCAACGCAGTCATTTTTCCCTGTGGGCGATGCTGGCCGCGCCATTGATCGCCGGTAACGATCTGCGCTCGATGTCGGCGACCACGCTATCGATCCTGACCAACCGTGAGGTCATCGCCGTCGACCAGGATCCGCTGTTCCGTAAGGCTCATGCGATCGGCGGCGACCGACGTATCTGGGCCAAACCGATGGCCGATGGTTCGGTGACCGTCGCATTGTTCAACACCTCGAATGCCACCGCCGACCTGTCGACGACGGCCAGCGAAGTCGGCCTGCCATCCGCGCAGTGTTACACCGCGCGCGATCTGTGGGCTCATACCAGCGAAACGACCACGGGCACACTGGAAGCGCAATCGCTGGCGCCCCATGCCGTTCGATTACTGCGGGTGAGCGGCGGGTGCCGATCGTGAGCGGCCCTTCCGCAATACCCGTCGACGGCGGTCATCTGATCGCAGCGGAGGCCGGATGTTCCCGCTAGACCATCTCCCCCAGCTGCCCAACGGCCCACTGCTGTACCTGGTTTTGGCGGCCATCGTCATCGGCTCCTCGATTCCGGCCCTCGCCTTGGTGTTTACGGCCGAACCATTCCTGATGGCCGTGGTCATTCTCGCCGGTGCCGGGCACCCGTCGATCTCGGCACTGCTGGCCGTGACGGTCGGCGGAGCGGTGCTGGGCGATGTGCTCGGCTACCTCCTTGGCTGGACGCTCGGTCCCAAACTGTCGGGAAGTAGGCTCGGCCGCCGTTCGCGTAAGCAGGTGCACGGCGCGCAGCGCCATGTGCGGCGTCGGGGAGCGCTGGGCGCGCTCGTGGTGCAGCGCTGGGTGCCGCCGACCAGAGGCGTGGTGCCTGCCCTGCTGGGCAGCGTACGACACCCCTTCGGCCAGTTCGTGATCTGCTCCACCGCCGCCGCCACGCTATGGGCAGTTGTCATCGTCATCGGGACGCACGTCGCTGGCCCTACCCTGGTGCTGGCCATCCCGACCGTACTGCTGATCCCGGTGGTGATCCGGGTGGTCCAGCGCCTCGTGCGCCGGCTGCGCGACCGCCGCCGGCAGCCGGCCTAGCTGCGCACCCGGGTGAACCGGTGCAACACCCAGGCCACCGGGATCGTCATCACCAACGTGACGACGAACAGCGCCGGCGCCGAGCCGGTGTATACCCGCCAACGCAATACCTCGACCATGGCGATCTCCATCACGACGAGGTGAACCAAGAAGATCTCGTAGGAGATTTCGCCAAGCCACACCATCGGCCGGCTAGCCAGCGCCCACGCGTACCAGCCCCGGTTGCCCAGCGCGAGCGGCGCGACCATCAGCGTCGCGATCGCAGCGTACGAGCCGGTTTTGACCAATGCCTCGGTCAGCCCTGTCGGTGACGTGGTCGGCTCGCCGGCGATCGGCGTCGACACGATCACGAAGCTGACAACTGCCAGCGCCACGGCGATGAATCCGTAGACCCGAACTCCCATGGCCTGCAACACCGTCAGTAACATGCCACCGACGAACCAGGCCAGATACCCCGGCAGCCACAGCCGGGCACCGCTGGGAAGGAAGTCCGTCGTGTGCACCAGTACCATCCAGGCCGGGCTGAGCAGCGCCAGCACCACCAGCCCGGTCAGCAACAGTCTGGGCCGCCACCGTCGCCGGCAGATCACCACGAGCAGCAGCCAGGCCAGCACTGGCAACGCAACGTAGAACGCCACCTCCACTGCCAGGCTCCACATCTGCGTAAGTCCTTGGTGCAGATACCCATTGAACATGTAGTTGTCGGTGTAGATCTGGGTCAGCGTCAGGTTGCGCAGCAGGCCGATCCAGGTGTGACCGGGATTGGGCCCCCCGTCACGAAAGTGGTAGATCAGGTATGCCGCCAGCACGGTGACGACGTAGGCCGGCATGATGCGCCGCACCCGGTGCCAGGCGTAGCGGCGCACCGACGGACCGGTCCGCCCGCTGGCGGCGGCCCGGACCCAGGGCCCGAACAACAGATAACCCGACAGCACGAAGAAGATCGGCACACCGATCTCCATACGCGAATACACCAAGCCCACGAAGCCGTGCGTGTACTTGCCGGTGGTGTAGGCCGCGTGGGTGCCCAGCACCAGCAGCGCGGCGACCGCGCGAATACCGGTCAGTGAGGCGACCCGGTCCACACCCGAAACTGCTTCCAGTCCGCCTTGGTCGACCTGACTGGACGCGGTCATCGGCTCGTGCGCCGGGGCTTCCCGCCGGAGGGACGTGAGTCGTATCGAGGGCTGCCGCGGTCGGGCTTCAGGTCGATCAACACCCCGGAAATCCGGGTCTTCTCAAGGGCTTTCAGCGTCTGCTTGGACAGCGTCGCCGGCAGCTCGACCAACGAGAAATCACTCTTGATGGTGATATGCCCGAAATCGCTTCGGTGCAGCCCACCCTCGTTGGCCAGCGCCCCGACGATCGAGCCGGGCCCGACCTTGTGCTTCTTGCCGACCGCGATGCGATAGGTCGCCAGGTCGTCGCGGGTCTTACGCGGCGCACGTTCCCGCTCGTCGCGGTCGGGACGCTCCCTGCGCTTCTCCGGCGGCGGCTCGGTCATCAGGAATTCCGCACCATCACGACTCTGTAGCGCCAGCGCCGCAGCGATATCGGCCATCGGCACATCGTTATCGCGCTCGTAGTCCTCGATGAGGCGACGGAACATGTCGAAGCCTGGCGCGTTCAGCGCCTCGGTGATCGAATCCTGGAACTTGGCGACCCGCTGGGCGTTGACGTCTTCGACACTGGGCAGCTGGTCTTCGGTGACCGGCTGTCGAGTGACCTTCTCGATCGACTTCAGCAGATGGCGTTCCCGCGGCGAGACGAACAGCAGCGCGGTTCCCGATCGCCCGGCTCGCCCGGTACGTCCGATGCGGTGCACATAGGACTCCGGGTCGTGCGGAATGTCGTAGTTCAGCACGTGCGAAATGCGTTCGACGTCCAGGCCGCGTGCGGCGACGTCAGTGGCGACCAGGATGTCGATCGATCCGCTCTTGAGCGCTGCGATGGTCCGCTCTCGAAGCGCCTGCGGGATATCGCCGTTGATGGCCGAGGCGGCGAACCCCCGGGCTCGCAGCTTCTCGGCGACCTCTTCGGTGGCCTGCTTGGTCCGGACGAACACGATCATCGCTTCGAACGGTTCCACCTCGAGCAAACGGGTCAGGGCGTCCATCTTCCGCGGCCCGGCGACCTGGATATAACGCTGGGTGATGTTCTCGGCGGTGGCGGTCTTCGACTTGACCGCCACCTCGACGGCGTCGTGCAGGTATTTGGAAGTGATCTTGCGGATCGCTGGCGGCATGGTCGCCGAGAACAGCGCCACTTGCTTGTACTCCGGGGTATCGGCCAGGATCCGCTCGACGTCCTCGGCGAACCCCATCTGCAGCATCTCGTCGGCCTCGTCGAGCACCAGGTAATCCAGGTGCGACAAGTCCAGGCTGCCCTTTTCCAGGTGATCGATGACACGCCCAGGCGTTCCGACGACGACCTGTGCGCCGCGCTTGAGGCCGGTCAGCTGCGGGACGTAGGAGGAGCCGCCGTAGATCGGCAGCACATTGATGTTTCGGTGCGCGCCGTAGCGGCTGAACGCCTCGGCGACCTGCAGGGCCAGCTCACGCGTCGGGGCGAGCACCAGCGCCTGAGTGGCACGGCTGGTCGGGTCGATTTTGGACAGGATCGGGATCGCGAACGCCGCGGTCTTACCGGTGCCGGTCTGGGCCAGACCGACCACGTCGGACCCTGCCAGCAGCGCAGGAATGGTTGCCGCCTGGATAGCCGAGGGCGTTTCGTAGCCGACGTCGGCTACGGCCTGCAGCACCGCTGGGTGGATCTGCAGGTCGGCGAAGGTTTGGGGGACGTCTTCCGGGGATGTCATCGGATCTGCAGTCTACTGCCGCAGCGTGCCGTAACCCCGCTCCGCCCGGAAAGGCCGGTACCGTCGCCCCTGTGTGGCATCGGCGGCCGGCGGGCAGGAGCGAAGCGACCCGGGGATTAAGGCTAAGTGTCGCAGCGGCGGGAGCCGTGCTCGTCGCCGCGCTCGCGGGCTGCAGTTCAGGCGACTCGACGGTCGCCAAAACACCGCAGCCGACGACAACCGCGGTCACCACCACCGAGGCTCCCCCGCCGCCACCGCCTCCGTCGACCACCACACCGCCGCCGCCGGACCCGTGCGCGGTGAATCTGGCCGCACCGACCATCGCGCAGACCGTCTCCGATCTTCCGCGCGACCCGCGCAGCGGGCAGGCCTGGAACCCCGAACCGATAGCCGGGAACTACAACGAGTGCGCGCAGCTGTCCGCGATCATCATCAAGGCCAATACGAACGCCGACAACCCCAACACCCGCGCAGTGATGTTCCACCTCGGCAAGTACATCCCGACCGGCGTGCCCGACACGTACGGCTTCAACGGCGTCGACACCACCCAAAGCACCGGCGACACCGTCGCGCTGGCCTACCTCAACGGCCTTGGCATGCAGAGCGTGGTGAAGTTCCGCTGGAACGGCAATGGGGTCGAGCTGATCGGCAACGGCTGACCTG
This window encodes:
- a CDS encoding TetR/AcrR family transcriptional regulator, translating into MTGRDWLGSRRAEVAADRILDAAGELFANRDVGGVGMNDIARAAGCSRATLYRYFENRDVLHTAYVHREAYRLHEQMTDLVGGIPDPRERLLAGLSESMKLVRDSPALSSWFAAADCPMGAEMAEQSEVIQALTSGFLLSLHPDDPDVVHRRARWLVRVLTSLLIFPGRDPDDERAMLEEFVVPMVCPSQTESSHRGEAD
- a CDS encoding lysophospholipid acyltransferase family protein codes for the protein MPDNTGGTASSLEKGGRIEQLERWILELARKWEYVRPIYKPYVEGLENLPADGRFLLVGNHTATASTEILLVPYEVHRQIGHKVRPLTDRHFGRIKGLHADVLEAAGAIIGTPDGTRELMRANEPILVFPGGAREISKGKDELYTLLWGDRAGFARLAVENNYPIVTAAVVGGDDVYKILTTRHGWWGRLNKAVASLTGARQDMTIQLMRGIGPTLLPRPQRLYARFSEPIDTTKPQGVSSEDWVAKVREMAKSSLEADLADLQRIRSTDPFRHLTPWAWRSAVMPPAG
- a CDS encoding TetR/AcrR family transcriptional regulator, which translates into the protein MRTATELRGEILAAARTEFAAYGLAGARIDRIASAANASKERLYAHFGDKEALFRLVVAADGAAFFTTVTLRSDAVPEFVGDIFDLAREHPEHLRMITWARLEGVWLDEPSSSGFDIPGREVRAIEDAQADGHVDPRWEPMELLVMLFGIAMAWAHWPVPDDNQDDAVVASRRAAAVEAAARIIAPGSAAPT
- a CDS encoding class I SAM-dependent methyltransferase — encoded protein: MTGTGSFQSGVASMPRGGRDAGWLDRRLQTDVLEYTDRDDVPDELKQRVITGLDAIGARSGQHEQHARLALAEVGDTPNPRILEIGAGHGRLSEQILKLHPTATVTVSDVDAKSVSNIAAGPLGSHPRARSQVIDATAIDAADGSYDLVVFALAFHHLPPGTAQRAIAEATRVATRFLVIDLERRSPLQMVFAPLVMAPTALAFMPRTSVWPVMHDGFISGLRAYSRSAFVALGQAADPDMQIEFRQPPQGTRATLRPLTIVYSRPAGRNTAAAQSISNGHES
- a CDS encoding lysophospholipid acyltransferase family protein, whose protein sequence is MTIPVNLTQVTEQPPRVRALRRALGSLSDTVSPAVDLLQPYVEGTENLPRDGRCLLVGNHTQGGMEVFLISHFVRRAIGTQVRPLAERGIGKIRGPFGDVAAAFGAVVGSPENALELMRRDQTILVFPGGGREIAKFKGEENTFNWRGRSGFARVAITGGYPIVPVGLVGSDEMYHSLISRDSRLGRLSLAASEMITGRADTPMPLMRGIGPTLVPRPQRMYLRFGIPVSTTKPAGVSDDDWVATVKQTTQTSLETTLSDLLKIRADDPYRALNPLAWRHAAHPATEQLPPEQQ
- a CDS encoding glycoside hydrolase family 27 protein, whose translation is MELNESAVRDTIDAMVSSGMRDAGYQYVNLDAGWAAPFRTSSGELIADPDRFPHGVKPLADYAHQRGLQFGLYNSPFNQTCGQDPRIGSFGHEKRDAATFADWGIDYLKYDWCREDPDHDAQVRAFSAMGEALRNSGRRIVYSINPNSSNDPAAGGRFDWSGIADVVRTSGDLVPVWLSVLPTQGPGDPFVSGLFKGVPDQFASAATVPARSGYRGDPDMLVVGVTWSEFYLNHMDLLRQAVRSRSLTPEQLVQFEPALALPEQTMQQIATTQPSLTDDEQRSHFSLWAMLAAPLIAGNDLRSMSATTLSILTNREVIAVDQDPLFRKAHAIGGDRRIWAKPMADGSVTVALFNTSNATADLSTTASEVGLPSAQCYTARDLWAHTSETTTGTLEAQSLAPHAVRLLRVSGGCRS
- a CDS encoding DedA family protein: MFPLDHLPQLPNGPLLYLVLAAIVIGSSIPALALVFTAEPFLMAVVILAGAGHPSISALLAVTVGGAVLGDVLGYLLGWTLGPKLSGSRLGRRSRKQVHGAQRHVRRRGALGALVVQRWVPPTRGVVPALLGSVRHPFGQFVICSTAAATLWAVVIVIGTHVAGPTLVLAIPTVLLIPVVIRVVQRLVRRLRDRRRQPA
- a CDS encoding acyltransferase family protein; amino-acid sequence: MTASSQVDQGGLEAVSGVDRVASLTGIRAVAALLVLGTHAAYTTGKYTHGFVGLVYSRMEIGVPIFFVLSGYLLFGPWVRAAASGRTGPSVRRYAWHRVRRIMPAYVVTVLAAYLIYHFRDGGPNPGHTWIGLLRNLTLTQIYTDNYMFNGYLHQGLTQMWSLAVEVAFYVALPVLAWLLLVVICRRRWRPRLLLTGLVVLALLSPAWMVLVHTTDFLPSGARLWLPGYLAWFVGGMLLTVLQAMGVRVYGFIAVALAVVSFVIVSTPIAGEPTTSPTGLTEALVKTGSYAAIATLMVAPLALGNRGWYAWALASRPMVWLGEISYEIFLVHLVVMEIAMVEVLRWRVYTGSAPALFVVTLVMTIPVAWVLHRFTRVRS
- a CDS encoding DEAD/DEAH box helicase gives rise to the protein MTSPEDVPQTFADLQIHPAVLQAVADVGYETPSAIQAATIPALLAGSDVVGLAQTGTGKTAAFAIPILSKIDPTSRATQALVLAPTRELALQVAEAFSRYGAHRNINVLPIYGGSSYVPQLTGLKRGAQVVVGTPGRVIDHLEKGSLDLSHLDYLVLDEADEMLQMGFAEDVERILADTPEYKQVALFSATMPPAIRKITSKYLHDAVEVAVKSKTATAENITQRYIQVAGPRKMDALTRLLEVEPFEAMIVFVRTKQATEEVAEKLRARGFAASAINGDIPQALRERTIAALKSGSIDILVATDVAARGLDVERISHVLNYDIPHDPESYVHRIGRTGRAGRSGTALLFVSPRERHLLKSIEKVTRQPVTEDQLPSVEDVNAQRVAKFQDSITEALNAPGFDMFRRLIEDYERDNDVPMADIAAALALQSRDGAEFLMTEPPPEKRRERPDRDERERAPRKTRDDLATYRIAVGKKHKVGPGSIVGALANEGGLHRSDFGHITIKSDFSLVELPATLSKQTLKALEKTRISGVLIDLKPDRGSPRYDSRPSGGKPRRTSR
- a CDS encoding LppP/LprE family lipoprotein — protein: MLVAALAGCSSGDSTVAKTPQPTTTAVTTTEAPPPPPPPSTTTPPPPDPCAVNLAAPTIAQTVSDLPRDPRSGQAWNPEPIAGNYNECAQLSAIIIKANTNADNPNTRAVMFHLGKYIPTGVPDTYGFNGVDTTQSTGDTVALAYLNGLGMQSVVKFRWNGNGVELIGNG